In Aureibaculum algae, the following are encoded in one genomic region:
- a CDS encoding glycoside hydrolase family 88 protein, with translation MNKCKWVLIIAIVFSLTSCKDVNKKDAIATTVETKEELISRVFAFSEKQYDSLIHRIENNKPLLQPRGVTEEGELRLKPFQDWTSGFFPGSLWYIYAYNHSNKWKDYAEQFTLALDSVKYITNSHDVGFMLDCSYGNGYVVTKEKRFEDVLVKGARSLITRYRPEIGVIQSWDTTPDMGWISERGWDVPVIVDNMMNLELLYKAFEFTKDSTFYNVATKHALTTLKNHFRDDYSSFHVVDYDSKTGEVRSKQTAQGYSDPSSWARGQAWGLYGFTQTYENTKDTIFLNQAKGIANYIMESKKVPEDLIPYWDYDAPKIPNEPKDASAAAITASALLSLQQYVPEKSVAMKSYAEKILRRLSTDDYLASYGKNQGFLLMHSVGNIHTGEENDKPLNYADYYYLEALTKWKKVD, from the coding sequence ATGAATAAATGTAAATGGGTGTTGATAATTGCAATAGTTTTTAGTTTAACATCTTGTAAAGATGTTAATAAAAAAGATGCGATTGCAACAACAGTTGAGACCAAAGAAGAACTTATAAGCAGGGTTTTTGCGTTTTCAGAAAAACAATACGACAGTTTGATTCATCGTATTGAAAACAATAAGCCATTGTTACAACCTAGAGGTGTTACTGAAGAAGGTGAATTGCGTTTAAAACCTTTTCAAGATTGGACAAGTGGATTTTTTCCTGGATCATTATGGTATATATATGCATATAACCATTCAAATAAATGGAAAGATTATGCAGAACAATTTACGCTGGCACTTGATTCGGTAAAGTACATTACAAATTCACATGATGTGGGCTTTATGTTAGACTGCAGCTATGGTAATGGTTATGTGGTCACTAAAGAAAAAAGGTTTGAAGATGTGTTGGTGAAAGGAGCTCGCTCCTTAATAACAAGGTATAGACCTGAAATTGGAGTGATACAATCTTGGGATACCACACCAGATATGGGATGGATTTCAGAAAGAGGGTGGGATGTACCCGTAATAGTTGATAATATGATGAATCTTGAATTGTTGTATAAAGCTTTTGAGTTTACAAAAGATTCCACTTTTTACAATGTGGCTACAAAACATGCATTAACGACCTTAAAAAACCATTTTAGAGATGATTATAGCAGTTTTCATGTGGTTGATTATGATTCAAAAACAGGAGAGGTAAGAAGTAAGCAAACGGCTCAAGGATATTCAGATCCTTCATCATGGGCTAGGGGACAAGCATGGGGGTTATACGGTTTTACGCAAACTTATGAGAACACTAAGGATACCATTTTTTTAAATCAAGCCAAAGGCATTGCTAATTATATTATGGAGAGTAAAAAAGTTCCAGAAGATTTAATACCATATTGGGATTATGATGCTCCTAAGATTCCAAATGAACCAAAAGATGCTTCGGCCGCAGCGATAACAGCTTCTGCGTTACTTTCATTACAACAATATGTACCAGAAAAAAGTGTGGCAATGAAATCTTATGCAGAAAAGATTTTAAGAAGATTATCAACTGATGATTATTTAGCGAGCTATGGTAAGAACCAGGGCTTTTTACTAATGCATTCTGTAGGTAATATTCATACTGGTGAAGAAAATGACAAGCCTTTGAATTATGCCGATTATTATTATTTAGAGGCATTGACAAAATGGAAAAAGGTTGATTAA
- a CDS encoding SusC/RagA family TonB-linked outer membrane protein: MKKRIPYTKQPNSSFKYVINIILFVLLIFISHLTVLAQTDSQETITVHGTITEAEFGPVIGANIIEQGTLNGVMSDLDGTFNITVPKNAKLEVSFIGFGTQVISVNGRTEINIVMVAEASALDEVVIVGYGKQKKESVVGSIVQVTGDVLMQSGGVSTVGQALTGRLPGVVTVSSSGRPGDENPAIYIRGQSTWNGGGQPLVLVDGIERSMTDVNASDIESMSILKDASATAVFGVKGANGVILITTKRGKKGKARLSVSATSTIKVPSKLPQKYDSYDGIMVTNEAIERVLPIRDDLWGQYTPVDIADRYRNPRNETDRYIYPNVDWNDVTQKDFAMDHKVNLSVSGGTDAVKYFGALTYQHVGDIFDGSSFNNGRDYEANFNYDRFNFRSNIDFDVTKSTRLSVNLSGYYGVQNGNDADSQLLYSSIYNLAPSLFYPIYPDGTYGRTLVENYELANPAVILSTKGATKNHRVQVNTDFILTQKLDFITEGLSFRGSLSYDNNFRGEGGIKETDPTGTDNVIYRVYLSDGTEQIVSPSGTNQFDYVVQPWNRDALQIQDWQTSRRLFYQFSLNYDKTFAEKHNVGVLALMNREEYAIGDMLPRYREDWVGRLVYNYDNRYFIDLNGAYNGSEKYGPGYKFDLFPSAALGWMISNESFMENVSWLNKLKIRGSYGVVGDDAAGNRWAYLSQWSSGGNAYMNNSNVWGVQSPYTYYKESVLGNPDLQWETSEKANIGFEMAVLENKLSLDVDFFKEDRHDIIIPADNRSVPSFFGFDPADVNLGETSVKGLEIALNFKQQITDDWDVSANFAYTTARDEVIYKEDPELKEAYQKEEGFPIGQNSTTIRGDMMQSWDDVYGSSPVENNQGAVRPGSYDLIDYNGDGVINANDNVPYGYPTRPQNTYNLTLGAGYKNFTFMIQFYGVSNTTKQYQDRTFAVQTPLFFDDKSDYWSVSNPNGTEILPSFGGASGATDPYRDWYDASFLRLQNMEIAYTFGSKDGSQYRIFLSGNNLAFWSDLPDDREENVGSQSEFRGNYPTFKRMNLGLTINF; the protein is encoded by the coding sequence ATGAAAAAACGAATTCCTTACACAAAACAGCCTAATTCTAGTTTTAAGTACGTTATCAATATAATACTGTTTGTATTGTTGATCTTTATTTCCCATTTGACCGTTTTAGCACAAACGGATTCTCAGGAAACTATTACGGTGCATGGCACTATAACCGAGGCGGAATTTGGTCCAGTAATCGGTGCTAATATTATTGAGCAAGGAACACTCAATGGAGTAATGTCTGATCTAGATGGTACATTCAACATAACGGTACCTAAAAATGCAAAATTAGAAGTAAGTTTTATAGGTTTTGGTACGCAAGTTATTAGTGTTAATGGTCGTACTGAAATAAATATTGTAATGGTAGCTGAAGCATCTGCTCTAGATGAGGTGGTTATCGTTGGATATGGTAAACAGAAAAAGGAAAGCGTGGTAGGGTCTATCGTACAGGTAACCGGAGATGTATTAATGCAATCTGGAGGTGTATCTACGGTAGGGCAGGCACTTACTGGGCGTTTGCCTGGTGTTGTAACTGTTTCTTCTTCAGGACGTCCTGGTGACGAGAATCCTGCTATATATATTCGTGGGCAAAGTACATGGAACGGTGGTGGACAACCATTAGTTCTCGTTGATGGTATAGAAAGGAGTATGACTGATGTAAATGCAAGTGATATTGAAAGCATGTCAATACTTAAAGATGCTTCTGCAACGGCAGTATTTGGTGTAAAAGGTGCTAATGGGGTTATTCTTATTACTACAAAACGTGGGAAGAAAGGAAAAGCAAGACTTTCTGTTTCTGCAACTTCCACAATAAAAGTACCTTCAAAATTACCTCAAAAATATGATTCTTATGATGGTATTATGGTAACCAATGAGGCTATAGAAAGAGTATTGCCGATTAGAGATGATTTATGGGGACAGTATACCCCTGTTGATATAGCCGATAGATATAGAAATCCTAGAAACGAAACAGATCGCTACATTTATCCTAATGTAGATTGGAATGATGTTACCCAAAAAGATTTTGCAATGGATCACAAAGTGAATCTTTCTGTAAGTGGAGGTACTGATGCTGTTAAATATTTTGGAGCACTTACTTATCAGCATGTTGGTGATATCTTTGACGGGTCTTCCTTTAACAACGGTAGAGATTACGAAGCAAATTTTAATTATGATCGTTTTAACTTTAGAAGTAATATAGATTTTGATGTTACCAAGAGTACGCGTTTATCTGTGAACCTTTCGGGTTATTATGGAGTGCAAAATGGTAATGATGCAGATAGCCAATTGCTTTATAGTAGTATCTATAATTTGGCACCAAGTTTATTTTATCCAATTTATCCTGATGGCACTTATGGACGAACGTTAGTCGAGAATTATGAGTTAGCGAATCCAGCAGTAATACTTTCTACTAAAGGAGCAACAAAAAATCACAGGGTTCAGGTAAATACGGATTTTATTCTTACACAAAAATTAGATTTTATTACAGAAGGCTTATCTTTTAGGGGCTCTTTATCTTATGATAATAATTTTAGAGGAGAAGGTGGTATTAAGGAGACCGACCCTACAGGAACTGATAATGTAATTTATAGAGTATATCTTTCAGATGGTACAGAACAAATAGTTTCTCCTTCAGGTACTAATCAGTTTGATTATGTGGTACAACCTTGGAACAGAGATGCTCTTCAAATTCAAGATTGGCAAACCAGTAGAAGACTTTTCTATCAGTTTTCATTAAATTATGACAAAACTTTTGCAGAAAAACATAATGTAGGCGTATTGGCATTGATGAATAGGGAAGAGTATGCTATTGGTGATATGTTACCAAGATATAGAGAAGACTGGGTAGGTCGGTTAGTTTATAATTATGATAATCGATATTTTATAGATTTAAATGGAGCATATAATGGTTCTGAAAAATATGGACCTGGTTATAAGTTTGACTTGTTTCCTTCAGCGGCCTTAGGTTGGATGATTAGTAATGAGTCTTTTATGGAAAACGTTTCGTGGTTAAATAAACTGAAAATACGTGGTTCGTATGGTGTTGTTGGTGATGATGCTGCAGGAAATAGATGGGCTTATTTATCTCAATGGTCTAGTGGAGGTAATGCTTATATGAATAACTCTAATGTTTGGGGGGTCCAATCACCTTATACGTATTATAAAGAAAGCGTTCTTGGGAATCCAGATTTACAATGGGAAACTTCTGAAAAGGCCAATATCGGATTTGAAATGGCCGTGTTAGAAAATAAGCTTTCCTTAGATGTAGACTTTTTTAAAGAAGATAGACATGATATTATCATTCCTGCAGATAACCGAAGTGTACCTAGTTTCTTTGGGTTTGACCCAGCCGATGTAAACCTTGGTGAAACAAGTGTAAAAGGATTGGAAATAGCATTAAATTTTAAACAACAAATAACTGATGATTGGGATGTGTCGGCTAATTTTGCCTATACAACAGCTAGAGACGAGGTGATATATAAAGAAGATCCAGAGCTTAAAGAAGCTTATCAAAAAGAGGAGGGATTTCCAATTGGGCAAAATAGTACTACAATACGTGGAGATATGATGCAATCGTGGGATGATGTTTACGGTTCTTCTCCTGTGGAAAATAATCAAGGAGCAGTACGGCCAGGGTCTTACGACTTGATTGATTATAACGGAGATGGTGTAATAAATGCCAACGATAATGTGCCTTATGGGTATCCTACTCGTCCTCAAAACACCTATAACTTAACTTTAGGAGCCGGATACAAGAATTTTACATTTATGATTCAATTTTATGGTGTTAGTAATACAACGAAACAATATCAAGACCGAACATTTGCAGTGCAAACGCCTTTGTTTTTTGATGATAAATCAGACTATTGGAGTGTGAGTAATCCTAATGGAACGGAAATTCTTCCTTCTTTTGGAGGGGCATCAGGAGCTACGGATCCATATAGAGATTGGTATGACGCTTCTTTTCTTAGACTACAGAACATGGAAATTGCATACACCTTTGGATCAAAAGATGGTAGTCAATACAGAATATTTTTAAGTGGTAATAATTTAGCATTTTGGTCTGATCTTCCTGATGATAGGGAAGAAAATGTAGGTAGTCAATCTGAGTTTAGAGGTAACTACCCTACGTTTAAAAGAATGAATTTAGGACTAACAATTAATTTTTAA
- a CDS encoding RagB/SusD family nutrient uptake outer membrane protein, producing the protein MRSLYKLIGLLSLIGMMYSCEDYLDKTIETDLTVEEVFKNFENAQGFVEEMYAMIVDYSAPFWSYYSYYGEDSIGVETWIFDYSSDEGRYWDWQNDFNYFSGNPNTSSGLPFEKSAVWPSSWAGIRKANIVIASADSLMVDATQQQKDAILGQAYFFRGFFHHEIMKFWGPMPYIDHVLKDDWKLQRPTEWSETALKIDKDFDKAIALLPEDWDDSDWQPGVKTNGQNMFRLTKGAALAIKAKNLLFAASPLMQNSNDTYGYNVELCKQAADAFAKVIEIPRYQLVPWDNYESVFYSTDGKYSYNSEYIFGQSGFVGWFGGYMGDAWQLGAIGNSNAINSPTHNYIHNYFGMKDGLSCDESPLFDPNDPWANRDPRFYKWIVVDGDQLVDNLGAATGADAVNRYAEFYDGGAHRYPGKSNGTRTGYVAKKWYPRSFNKYDNQGLFAWRVHVRLTDVYLMYAEAAVMGYGINGKPSGFDLSAVDAINKIRERAMPDGSLNVSAINLTSPNVFMEEIRRERAMEMSWENHRWMDIRRWKQGTNMKYKLKTGLRFDRNASGKPINMVEEVLRTRVFDEKHYWLPLPKNDTELYEGFPQNPGW; encoded by the coding sequence ATGAGAAGTTTATACAAATTAATCGGTTTATTAAGTCTAATTGGAATGATGTATTCTTGCGAGGACTATTTAGATAAAACCATTGAAACAGATCTCACAGTAGAAGAAGTATTCAAAAATTTTGAAAATGCTCAAGGTTTTGTAGAAGAAATGTATGCCATGATTGTAGATTATTCTGCTCCATTCTGGTCGTATTACTCTTATTATGGAGAAGATTCTATAGGAGTTGAGACATGGATATTTGATTACTCCTCTGATGAAGGGAGATATTGGGATTGGCAAAATGATTTTAATTATTTTAGTGGAAATCCAAATACTAGTTCTGGTCTTCCATTTGAAAAAAGTGCCGTATGGCCAAGTAGTTGGGCTGGTATAAGAAAAGCTAATATTGTTATTGCTAGTGCAGATTCTTTGATGGTCGATGCAACGCAACAACAAAAAGATGCCATTTTGGGGCAGGCGTATTTTTTTAGAGGCTTTTTTCATCATGAAATCATGAAATTTTGGGGGCCTATGCCTTACATTGACCATGTATTAAAAGATGATTGGAAGCTACAAAGACCTACAGAATGGTCTGAGACAGCACTTAAAATTGACAAAGACTTTGATAAGGCCATTGCCTTATTACCAGAAGATTGGGATGATTCAGATTGGCAACCAGGTGTGAAAACCAATGGTCAAAATATGTTTAGATTAACAAAAGGTGCGGCTTTAGCTATAAAGGCTAAAAATTTATTATTCGCTGCGAGCCCTTTAATGCAAAATAGTAATGATACTTATGGGTACAATGTAGAACTGTGTAAACAAGCAGCGGACGCTTTTGCGAAAGTAATTGAAATTCCTCGCTATCAACTTGTTCCATGGGATAATTACGAATCTGTTTTTTATTCTACAGACGGAAAATATTCTTATAATTCAGAATACATTTTTGGACAATCTGGATTTGTAGGATGGTTTGGTGGTTATATGGGTGATGCTTGGCAATTGGGTGCAATTGGTAATTCTAATGCAATAAATTCTCCTACACACAACTATATTCATAATTATTTTGGAATGAAAGATGGATTGTCTTGTGATGAAAGTCCATTATTTGACCCTAATGATCCTTGGGCAAATAGAGACCCGCGTTTTTATAAATGGATAGTTGTAGATGGAGATCAATTAGTTGATAATTTAGGAGCAGCCACGGGTGCTGATGCAGTAAATAGATATGCGGAGTTTTACGATGGCGGTGCACACCGATACCCAGGGAAAAGCAATGGTACAAGAACAGGATATGTAGCAAAAAAATGGTACCCCAGATCTTTTAATAAATATGATAATCAAGGTTTGTTTGCCTGGAGAGTTCATGTAAGATTGACTGACGTGTATTTAATGTATGCCGAAGCAGCTGTTATGGGGTATGGAATTAATGGAAAACCGAGTGGATTTGATCTTTCTGCAGTTGATGCTATAAATAAAATTAGAGAACGGGCAATGCCTGATGGTAGCTTAAATGTGAGTGCAATAAACTTAACAAGCCCTAATGTATTTATGGAAGAAATTCGTCGTGAACGTGCTATGGAAATGTCATGGGAAAATCATAGATGGATGGACATTAGAAGATGGAAGCAGGGAACTAACATGAAATATAAACTAAAAACAGGATTACGTTTTGATCGAAATGCCTCAGGTAAACCAATTAATATGGTGGAGGAAGTTTTAAGAACTCGAGTTTTTGACGAAAAACATTACTGGTTACCCCTTCCTAAAAACGATACTGAATTGTATGAAGGGTTTCCTCAAAATCCTGGATGGTAA
- a CDS encoding SusC/RagA family TonB-linked outer membrane protein, with the protein MIHFIKHNKSLLCLGSYLLFSYALTGQNIQQTQTDTIAIDSTKLVSNFDREVNLGFQTEKNGNIVGSVSSINPDKFLKFDNTQWVRDALNGRITGLKYSSNIRGLGDALIVVDGIPGRSIDLLNMEEIQEITVLKDASAAAMYGSMAKNGVIVVTTKRGSNKKEFNVSASSGIKNPVAMPKYLDSGEYMKYYNEARANDGLSATYSDDEIANFNSGVNPYRYPNIDLYSNDYFKSQSSFTNVLADFSGAMEDTKYYINVGFKSDRSLQDVSENDKGTTRFNVRGNIDFRINNWITSSLDAVAIIERNKSSLTNLYNAGQTFRPNLYAPLLPVSMIDFTGNSTLEGIVEAANKYDGYILGGNQSFSGNVPLANIIAGGEQTNMTRISQVNNSIDFDLSSITEGLSAKTYLSFDFYNSYNLTVKNQFAIYQPTWNDDNKIIDLVNVGSADRRGQEEKVETNSFVIRYGFFGLLNYEKKIKEDHFIKASLVGFTNNTYVKSVKQSDKNSNVALSLNYSYKNKFLLDLNASYIHSVKLAEGNRGKLAPTVGLAYVLSEEPALKDISWLNYLKLRTSMGTIYSDLGIPGYFLYDAIYQQNGGSYYWGDRYGSTSSNGYTTIERGQNNSLGMEKRMDFNFGFEGLVYDKFSIEANYFRSSLKEQVTRVSTLYPQYYNSFRPYSNFNEELRTGFELGIRYADKFGDLGLDLGARVLYTDSELTKVDEVYEDDYQYRNGTSIDAYWGLESLGFFGVDDFNADGSLKDGVPAQFGNVQAGDLKYKDINNDGVVNDQDQVVIGRWDAPWTFGTDIKLNYKAFTLFALLTAQVGSDALVSDSYYRPQAGDKYSEVVRGRWTEATAATATFPRLSSIENTNNFGKTSSFWMYDNSNFKIERVQLTYDLPETWVSNLNMEDFSVYASGSNLLMVANNKEIKQLSLGYAPSYRYYSLGLRVKF; encoded by the coding sequence ATGATACACTTTATAAAACATAATAAATCACTCTTGTGCTTAGGAAGCTATTTACTATTTTCTTACGCATTAACTGGGCAAAATATCCAACAAACGCAAACAGATACCATTGCTATTGATAGCACTAAATTGGTTTCTAACTTTGATAGGGAGGTGAATTTAGGTTTCCAAACTGAAAAGAATGGTAACATAGTAGGTTCAGTATCTTCTATAAACCCAGATAAATTTTTGAAATTTGACAATACACAATGGGTAAGAGATGCTTTAAACGGTAGAATTACTGGACTTAAATACAGTAGTAATATCCGTGGTTTAGGTGATGCACTTATTGTTGTTGATGGTATTCCAGGAAGATCGATTGACTTGCTCAATATGGAAGAAATTCAAGAAATTACGGTATTAAAAGATGCTAGTGCGGCTGCGATGTATGGTTCTATGGCAAAAAATGGAGTAATCGTTGTTACAACAAAGCGAGGTTCCAATAAGAAAGAATTTAATGTTAGTGCCAGCTCTGGAATTAAGAACCCTGTGGCGATGCCTAAATATCTAGATTCAGGTGAATATATGAAATATTATAATGAGGCTCGTGCAAATGACGGGTTAAGTGCGACGTATTCAGATGACGAAATTGCAAATTTTAATAGTGGAGTAAATCCATATAGATATCCAAATATAGATTTATATTCAAACGATTATTTCAAATCTCAGTCATCGTTTACCAACGTTCTTGCCGATTTTTCTGGTGCGATGGAAGATACAAAATATTATATAAACGTTGGTTTTAAATCCGATCGTAGCCTACAAGATGTAAGTGAGAATGATAAAGGTACAACACGTTTTAATGTAAGGGGAAATATTGATTTTAGAATTAATAACTGGATTACAAGCAGTTTAGATGCTGTTGCGATTATTGAAAGAAATAAAAGTTCGTTGACTAACCTTTACAATGCAGGTCAAACGTTTAGACCCAATCTTTACGCACCGCTATTGCCTGTAAGTATGATAGATTTTACTGGTAATTCTACCTTAGAAGGCATTGTTGAAGCAGCCAATAAATATGATGGATATATTTTGGGAGGTAACCAATCATTTAGTGGAAATGTTCCATTGGCTAATATCATAGCAGGAGGAGAGCAAACGAATATGACACGAATTAGTCAAGTAAATAATTCTATAGATTTTGATCTTAGTTCCATTACAGAGGGCTTATCAGCGAAAACCTATTTAAGTTTTGATTTCTATAATAGCTATAACTTAACTGTAAAAAATCAGTTTGCTATTTATCAGCCCACTTGGAATGATGATAACAAAATAATTGATTTGGTAAATGTAGGGAGTGCCGACCGCAGAGGTCAAGAAGAAAAAGTGGAAACAAATTCATTTGTAATTAGATATGGTTTCTTTGGTTTGTTAAACTATGAAAAGAAAATTAAGGAAGATCATTTTATAAAAGCTTCTTTGGTAGGGTTCACAAATAACACGTATGTAAAGTCAGTAAAACAATCTGATAAAAACAGTAATGTAGCTTTAAGTTTAAATTATAGTTACAAGAATAAATTTCTACTCGATTTAAACGCATCTTATATTCATTCTGTTAAATTAGCTGAAGGTAATAGAGGTAAATTAGCACCAACAGTAGGCCTTGCTTACGTTTTATCAGAAGAACCTGCATTGAAGGATATATCATGGTTAAACTACCTTAAATTACGCACCTCTATGGGTACTATATATTCAGATTTGGGTATTCCAGGATACTTTTTATATGACGCTATATATCAACAAAACGGAGGTAGCTATTATTGGGGAGACAGATACGGTTCAACTTCTTCTAATGGTTATACAACAATTGAACGAGGTCAAAATAATAGTTTAGGAATGGAGAAAAGAATGGACTTTAACTTCGGTTTTGAAGGGCTTGTTTATGATAAATTCTCGATAGAAGCTAATTACTTTCGTTCAAGCTTAAAAGAGCAAGTAACAAGAGTATCAACATTATATCCGCAATATTATAATTCATTTCGACCCTATTCAAATTTTAACGAAGAACTACGTACAGGTTTTGAACTAGGGATTAGATATGCTGATAAATTTGGAGATTTAGGGTTAGATCTTGGTGCAAGAGTTCTATATACAGATTCTGAATTGACCAAAGTAGATGAAGTATATGAAGATGATTATCAATATAGAAATGGAACATCTATTGACGCCTATTGGGGGTTAGAATCTCTAGGGTTCTTTGGAGTTGATGATTTCAATGCAGACGGTTCTTTAAAGGACGGCGTTCCTGCCCAATTTGGTAATGTGCAAGCTGGAGACTTAAAATATAAGGACATAAATAATGATGGTGTTGTAAATGATCAAGATCAAGTTGTTATTGGTAGATGGGATGCCCCTTGGACTTTTGGAACAGACATTAAACTAAACTATAAGGCATTTACTTTGTTCGCACTTTTAACGGCTCAAGTAGGTAGTGACGCTCTTGTTTCAGACAGTTATTATCGTCCTCAAGCAGGTGATAAATATTCTGAAGTTGTTCGAGGAAGATGGACGGAAGCTACAGCTGCCACTGCCACTTTTCCACGATTATCTTCTATTGAAAACACCAATAACTTTGGCAAAACATCTAGTTTTTGGATGTATGACAACAGTAATTTTAAAATTGAACGTGTCCAGCTAACATATGATCTCCCTGAAACATGGGTGTCCAACCTTAATATGGAAGATTTTAGTGTGTATGCTAGTGGATCCAACCTTTTAATGGTTGCCAATAACAAGGAAATAAAACAATTAAGTCTTGGGTATGCTCCATCGTACCGTTATTACTCATTAGGACTTAGAGTAAAGTTTTAA
- a CDS encoding RagB/SusD family nutrient uptake outer membrane protein yields MKTFIKYTFLSLMLLSVVGCDTFEPLDENLAGDDRLTSDPAMAEGLLLDAYGSMSNQVLFNDSATDDAVNNYLSGFRRMATGEWNAQNPFSNRWSQYEKVLYVNKFLSIIDEVVWKRDEETNNLFKQRMYGEAIAMRALRHFWILQEHAGMGTSGELLGIPYITEFLDYDADFNLPRLGFEETVDRINEDFNEALEYLPMDWDGNLSNQPSIYNGTDDDRYQFVFGKNQDGRINGRIIKAFQAKLNLLAASPAFMNGSGDYYQKTANILADLLNDNGGITGLDPTGYYDFYDFTIGTRNFPEVLWRDNVSPSFTWLEKQHYPPSLNGEGKLNPSQNLVDAFPMLDGTPFSTTHPDYDAANPFANRDPRLKKYVLYNGNDLNNRIIKTGAGGGNDEIDKVQFRSTRSGYYLKKLLDPKVTISSDGNVSASEKMNVFLRYTDLYLMLAESANELGGPDNMVGGMSARTIIEAIRQRAGIGLDSGDSYLAGISTKEDMRSLIRNERRLELCFEGHRLFDLRRWNMLDDIPDIIGSKYDGSSYNEFVVEPRLYLENANYAPIPQSELVKFDALEQNMGW; encoded by the coding sequence ATGAAAACTTTTATCAAATATACATTCCTTTCATTAATGCTTTTATCCGTCGTAGGATGTGATACTTTCGAACCTCTTGATGAAAATTTAGCTGGAGATGATAGACTAACTTCAGATCCAGCAATGGCCGAAGGGTTATTGTTAGATGCTTACGGAAGCATGTCAAATCAAGTGTTATTTAACGATTCGGCAACTGATGATGCTGTTAACAATTATTTAAGCGGATTTCGTAGAATGGCTACAGGAGAATGGAACGCACAAAACCCCTTTTCCAACAGATGGTCTCAATATGAAAAAGTGCTTTATGTAAATAAATTTCTTAGTATCATTGATGAGGTTGTTTGGAAAAGAGATGAAGAAACAAACAATCTTTTTAAACAACGTATGTATGGCGAGGCGATAGCTATGAGAGCCTTAAGACATTTTTGGATCCTACAAGAACATGCTGGGATGGGAACTTCTGGTGAACTTTTAGGTATACCTTACATTACGGAATTTTTAGATTATGATGCTGATTTTAATTTACCTAGACTTGGATTTGAAGAAACGGTAGATCGAATAAATGAAGATTTTAATGAAGCATTAGAATATTTACCAATGGATTGGGATGGAAACTTGTCCAATCAACCGTCCATTTATAATGGAACAGATGACGATAGATATCAGTTTGTTTTTGGTAAAAATCAAGACGGACGTATAAATGGTCGCATTATTAAGGCCTTTCAAGCAAAGTTGAATCTTTTGGCAGCCAGTCCAGCCTTTATGAACGGTTCTGGAGACTATTATCAAAAAACGGCCAACATTCTTGCTGACTTATTAAATGATAATGGAGGGATAACAGGTTTAGATCCGACAGGATATTACGATTTTTATGATTTTACTATAGGTACACGTAATTTTCCAGAAGTACTTTGGAGAGATAATGTTTCCCCTTCGTTTACATGGTTAGAAAAACAACATTATCCACCATCATTAAATGGAGAAGGTAAATTGAATCCGTCACAAAATTTAGTAGATGCTTTCCCAATGTTAGATGGAACTCCTTTTTCAACAACACATCCAGATTATGATGCTGCAAACCCCTTTGCAAATAGAGATCCAAGATTAAAAAAATATGTTTTATATAATGGAAACGATTTAAATAATAGAATAATTAAAACGGGTGCCGGTGGTGGTAATGATGAGATTGATAAAGTGCAGTTTCGATCTACACGATCTGGTTATTATCTTAAAAAGTTATTAGATCCTAAAGTAACTATTAGTAGTGATGGTAATGTTTCAGCCTCTGAAAAGATGAACGTTTTTTTAAGATATACAGATCTTTATTTGATGCTAGCAGAGTCAGCCAATGAGTTAGGCGGCCCAGACAATATGGTGGGCGGTATGTCTGCAAGAACAATAATTGAGGCCATTAGACAAAGAGCAGGTATCGGACTTGATTCTGGAGATAGCTATTTGGCAGGGATAAGTACAAAGGAAGATATGAGAAGTCTTATCCGCAATGAAAGAAGGTTAGAGCTTTGTTTTGAAGGGCATCGTCTATTTGATTTACGAAGATGGAATATGTTAGATGATATTCCAGATATTATAGGTTCTAAATATGATGGTAGCAGCTATAATGAATTTGTAGTTGAACCAAGATTATATTTAGAAAACGCTAATTATGCCCCAATACCTCAAAGTGAGTTAGTAAAATTTGATGCTTTGGAACAAAACATGGGATGGTAA